The proteins below are encoded in one region of Paenisporosarcina cavernae:
- a CDS encoding sugar-binding transcriptional regulator produces the protein MDQSFASLQKLVPEMSSILLKRYKLLSSLKFGGGIGRRALSERIGLTERETRKEADLLKSQGLLHVSASGMELTSDGHSVLDELEDFIQQWVGFDEMEQQIRLKYGISKVMIVPGESDQDESTKSLLGQRAAKVLGECLTDRSYIAVTGGSTIASIGPHLAAFIDKKQLTFLAARGGMNEKADVQANTIVSNFAERIHAKSKTLYLPEQMSDQAYDMMVKEPIIKEMISHYENADVVLHGIGDALDMANRRQASETEVALLTKNKAVGEAFGYYFNAKGEPVHRIKTVGIQLEQVEQSPIVIAVAGGSSKASAIGAYLNKAPSQTIFITDEGAAKKLVNQL, from the coding sequence ATGGATCAATCATTTGCTTCACTTCAAAAGCTTGTACCAGAAATGTCGTCGATTTTATTAAAACGGTATAAATTACTTTCTAGCTTAAAATTTGGAGGCGGAATTGGCCGAAGAGCATTAAGCGAACGCATCGGATTGACCGAGAGGGAAACGAGGAAAGAAGCCGATTTACTAAAGTCACAAGGACTTCTTCACGTTTCAGCATCTGGCATGGAATTGACCTCAGATGGTCATTCTGTATTAGATGAGCTCGAAGATTTCATCCAGCAATGGGTTGGATTTGACGAGATGGAACAACAGATTCGCTTGAAATATGGTATTTCGAAAGTGATGATCGTTCCTGGAGAATCCGATCAAGACGAGTCAACGAAGTCTCTACTTGGACAGCGTGCCGCAAAAGTATTAGGAGAATGTCTCACAGACAGATCCTATATCGCCGTTACTGGTGGTAGCACGATCGCATCAATTGGTCCTCACCTTGCAGCATTTATTGACAAAAAACAGTTAACGTTCTTAGCAGCTCGAGGCGGGATGAATGAAAAAGCGGATGTGCAGGCGAATACAATCGTTTCGAATTTCGCAGAACGCATTCACGCTAAGTCTAAAACGCTTTATTTACCAGAACAAATGAGTGATCAAGCGTATGACATGATGGTCAAAGAACCCATTATTAAAGAGATGATCTCGCACTACGAAAATGCGGATGTCGTGTTGCACGGTATCGGGGATGCACTTGATATGGCGAATCGTCGCCAGGCATCGGAAACGGAAGTTGCCTTGCTGACAAAGAACAAAGCAGTCGGAGAAGCATTTGGTTATTACTTCAATGCTAAAGGTGAACCGGTACATCGCATTAAAACAGTCGGGATTCAGTTAGAACAAGTTGAACAGTCACCTATCGTCATTGCAGTCGCAGGAGGAAGTTCGAAAGCTTCTGCAATTGGCGCTTATTTGAATAAAGCCCCTTCTCAAACGATTTTCATTACCGATGAAGGTGCGGCAAAGAAACTAGTAAACCAACTTTAG
- the gap gene encoding type I glyceraldehyde-3-phosphate dehydrogenase — protein sequence MTLKLAINGFGRIGRVVFREALKHNDVEVVAVNDLTDAAMLAHLLKYDSVHGVFDADVSSEGDSLVVNGKKVRVYAEKDPAALPWGDLGIDIVIESTGIFRDTDSAGKHLQAGAKRVIVSAPGKGDMPTFVMGVNHESYNATSDKVVSNASCTTNCLAPVAKVLEEKFGMKRGMMTTIHSYTNDQRILDLPHEDYRRARAAAESMIPTTTGAASAVAKVLPSLKGKLDGMAVRVPTPNVSLVDLVAELEKDVTVEELNKALKDASENELKGFLDYNELPLVSRDYNGNNASSTVDGLSTMVLENNMVKVLAWYDNETGYSTRCIDLALHMYNKGL from the coding sequence ATGACTTTAAAATTAGCGATTAATGGATTTGGACGTATTGGACGTGTAGTATTCCGCGAAGCATTGAAACATAATGACGTGGAAGTTGTGGCGGTGAATGATTTAACAGACGCAGCAATGCTTGCACATTTATTAAAATATGATTCGGTACATGGCGTATTTGACGCAGACGTTTCTTCAGAAGGCGATTCACTTGTTGTGAATGGCAAAAAAGTTCGTGTGTACGCAGAAAAAGATCCTGCAGCTCTTCCATGGGGAGACCTAGGAATTGATATCGTGATTGAATCAACAGGTATTTTCCGCGACACAGATTCAGCTGGTAAACATCTTCAAGCTGGTGCAAAACGTGTCATCGTTTCAGCTCCTGGTAAAGGTGACATGCCAACATTCGTAATGGGTGTTAACCATGAATCTTACAATGCTACATCTGACAAAGTGGTATCGAATGCATCTTGTACAACAAACTGTCTTGCACCTGTTGCAAAAGTGTTAGAAGAAAAATTCGGTATGAAACGCGGAATGATGACAACGATTCACTCGTACACAAATGATCAACGCATTTTAGATCTTCCACACGAAGATTACCGTCGTGCTCGTGCAGCTGCAGAGTCGATGATTCCGACAACTACTGGTGCGGCTTCTGCTGTAGCAAAAGTTCTTCCTTCTTTAAAAGGAAAATTAGATGGTATGGCAGTTCGAGTGCCAACTCCGAACGTATCACTAGTAGACTTAGTAGCTGAGCTTGAAAAAGACGTGACGGTGGAGGAATTAAACAAAGCGCTGAAAGATGCTTCTGAGAATGAGTTAAAAGGATTCTTAGACTACAACGAATTACCACTAGTCTCTCGTGATTATAACGGGAACAATGCTTCTTCTACGGTAGATGGCTTATCTACAATGGTATTAGAAAACAACATGGTAAAAGTACTTGCTTGGTATGACAATGAAACAGGCTACTCTACTCGTTGTATTGACTTAGCTTTGCACATGTATAACAAAGGACTATAA
- a CDS encoding glutaredoxin family protein: MRVQLYTRPECHLCEEAKLVLQLTQSDIDIEIEEINIESTDALLETYMMRIPVIEQEGVVIQEGIIDYPTVLEGLQQRK; this comes from the coding sequence ATGCGTGTTCAACTCTATACACGACCAGAATGTCATTTATGTGAAGAAGCAAAGCTCGTTTTACAATTAACGCAATCGGATATCGATATTGAAATAGAAGAGATAAACATTGAATCGACGGATGCTCTGTTAGAAACGTATATGATGCGAATCCCGGTTATTGAGCAAGAGGGAGTCGTCATTCAAGAAGGAATCATCGATTACCCGACCGTACTTGAAGGTTTACAACAACGAAAATAG